In one Thunnus maccoyii chromosome 12, fThuMac1.1, whole genome shotgun sequence genomic region, the following are encoded:
- the LOC121908451 gene encoding uncharacterized protein LOC121908451 isoform X1: MWHPECAVTVMTFKVTNQQNTLVLTLMEAIFNLLQQHRLESYYNQFLQLGVKDERDFLDGVTDEDLNNIGLSHVEKNRFSSMKNFIQRLRSPKRQVQTVTPVQESVESFSLQYTYPKCPQPKEMKDIDPVGNTIEDLMLRICHYENVGNSTGVCLYTVDGMPLTDDPFFNTWSLKDRHIQSGDVIYAIFTPKENLKQAPQMPKEEVEKTCGEAVIRCHIMLKGDFELKVNLESDTFTSLKLKLADASGIPAHVLHYRGKQCEGDALKSRITEGSTVAFSLSTFSDKTSYDETFFTDDVVPSVQQTQKGISVFLSSLYAVKERQSKTLHNKLIAYIRKLTGCNPLAQSLHQLLCRNEMITLNQKIAVVEGLYMLFRELLPQLGTQRGEKVIKDLDVFENSLYCWAHLISKAKKQASDYEDYEPISLVSEDGNHFCEPVRVPGVPGAFERADVLQKIKDGEKIPNCTEEILRETSLQRATDIEKILLSLPPSTRTYPLWIHHDKTTGQNFQVNIQRTFGSMVEGLKSVPCLNVTPALRLKDLGHTDICLVLLSEDNLGVYLYKDKGSNDMIKVHDCLDGEVKTVDVNVLAARTGDQRDDKSLVTTRTPKEAILVLIDTSSSMEEECYGSIELKKIDAVKELFYNFASRSLAYDFHHIIGLVKFDSMVKTLHTFTENLEKFKERIRILEPSGCTLLYDALRRGVCELEKVKTKFPDCRLRIICLTDGNDSGSSIEPVAVTAKLLKSDIIVDSILLGNVENNMLHGISNATGGCCFKPQTTKDGLKLFEIETVLSLELRKPKKKLDPSSISESILTGIFATSGYDEYPETSLPNQINNKVTVTESALKKKIREAKDGRFMEKDRRILEELKSLHCDPHPFFTIFPSESDFTFWRILMQGPPDTPYEKGVFELYCQFGPDYPVKPPLVRFVTQVYHCNVNSVGRICHNIFDRNYNARITIRDILDAVYGLLIVPEPDDPLDSILAEEFLTSRETYEQEAKKHTEETAGSSLDDMEKKMVDPVPQYIPQHLICPLTKKMFVDPVKTVYGSVYERKAIEEHLKQHQYDPLVGSGHELEVGDITADRDMKKMVTEHRSRQIQ, translated from the exons ATGTGGCACCCAGAATGTGCTGTGACTGTAATGACATTCAAAGTCACCAACCAGCAAAACACGCTGGTTCTAACTTTG ATGGAAGCAATATTCAACCTACTTCAGCAGCACAGACTGGAGTCATACTACAACCAGTTTCTCCAGTTGGGGGTAAAAGATGAAAGAGATTTCCTGGATGGTGTAACAGATGAAGATCTAAACAACATAG GTTTAAGTCATGTGGAAAAGAATCGTTTTTCAAGTATGAAAAACTTCATTCAAAGACTCAGATCTCCAAAGCGGCAGGTTCAAACTGTGACACCTGTGCAAGAATCAGTGGAGTCATTTTCTCTGCAGTACACATACCCCAAATGTCCTCAACCAAAAGAGATGAAAG aTATTGATCCAGTGGGGAACACAATTGAAGATCTGATGTTAAGGATCTGTCACTATGAAAATGTTGGCAATTCTACAGGAGTCTGTCTCTACACAGTTGATGGGATGCCCTTGACAGATGATCCCTTCTTCAACACAT GGTCTTTGAAAGACAGACATATTCAGAGTGGAGATGTAATCTATGCCATATTTACACCAAAGGAAAACCTGAAACAGGCCCCTCAGATGCCAAAGGAAGAAGTTGAGAAAACCTGTGGAGAGGCTGTCATCCGATGTCACATCATGCTCAAG ggAGACTTCGAGCTGAAGGTGAACTTGGAAAGCGACACATTTACAAGTCTGAAACTTAAGCTGGCAGATGCAAGTGGAATCCCAGCACATGTCCTTCATTACAG AGGTAAACAGTGTGAAGGCGATGCACTGAAAAGCCGAATCACTGAAGGGTCAACAGTTGCCTTCTCATTGTCAACCTTTTCTGATAAGACTTCATACGATGAGACATTCTTCACCGATGATGTTGTGCCTTCAGTGCAACAAACCCAGAAAGGAATCAGTGTGTTCCTGTCTTCACTTTATGCTGTT aAAGAACGCCAGTCAAAAACACTACACAACAAACTGATTGCCTACATACGAAAACTAACTGGATGTAACCCTCTTGCCCAAAGTTTGCATCAGTTACTCTGCAGGAATGAGATGATCACTCTGAACCAGAAG ATTGCAGTTGTTGAAGGTTTGTACATGCTCTTCAGAGAGCTTTTGCCTCAACTTGGAACACAGCGAGGGGAAAAAGTAATCAAGGACCTAGATGTTTTTGAGAACTCCTTGTACTGCTGGGCACATCTCATATCAAAAGCAAAG AAACAGGCATCAGACTATGAGGACTATGAACCGATCTCTCTGGTGTCAGAAGATGGAAACCATTTCTGTGAACCAGTCAGAGTACCTGGAGTACCAGGTGCCTTTGaaagagcagatgttctccagaaaatcaaag ATGGAGAGAAAATTCCAAACTGCACCGAAGAAATCTTGAGAGAAACATCATTACAGAGAGCCACTGACATTGAGAAAATCTTGCTCAGCTTACCTCCATCCACCAGAACATATCCTCTGTGGATTCATCACGACAAGACGACCGGTCAGAA CTTTCAGGTCAATATTCAGAGGACTTTTGGAAGTATGGTGGAAGGCCTGAAATCTGTCCCTTGTCTCAATGTCACCCCAGCTCTACGTCTGAAGGATCTAGGACACACTGACATATGTCTTGTTCTACTGAGTGAAG ACAACCTTGGTGTGTATCTGTATAAAGATAAAGGATCCAATGATATGATCAAAGTGCACGATTGTCTGGATGGCGAGGTAAAAACGGTGGATGTGAATGTATTGGCAGCCAG GACTGGTGACCAAAGAGATGACAAGTCACTTGTCACAACCAGGACTCCGAAAGAGGCTATTCTG gtgCTGATAGATACAAGCTCCTCCATGGAAGAAGAGTGCTATGGAAGCATAGAATTAAAGAAAATTGACGCTGTAAAAGAGCTCTTTTACAACTTTGCATCAAGGAGCCTTGCTTATGACTTTCATCACATCATTGGCCTTGTGAAGTTTGACTCCATGGTGAAAACTCTGCACACATTCACTGAAAATCTGGAAAAATTCAAG gAACGCATACGCATCCTAGAGCCAAGTGGATGTACTCTGCTGTACGATGCCCTAAGACGTGGAGTGTGTGAGTTGGAAAAGGTCAAGACAAAGTTCCCAGATTGCAGACTTCGCATCATTTGTCTCACTGATGGAAATGATTCTGg ATCCTCCATAGAGCCAGTCGCTGTTACAGCCAAACTTCTAAAATCTGACATCATTGTTGATTCAATCCTTCTTGGAAATGTGGAGAACAACATGCTACATGGAATCAGCAATGCAACAG GTGGTTGCTGTTTCAAACCACAGACAACCAAAGACGGTCTGAAGCTGTTTGAGATTGAGACAGTTCTGTCTTTGGAGCTCAGAAAACCCAAGAAAAAACTTGACCCATCTTCCATCAGTGAG AGCATTTTAACAGGCATCTTTGCAACTTCTGGTTATGATGAATATCCAGAGACGTCTTTGCCAAACCAGATAAACAACaaagtgacagtgacagagag tGCTCTGAAAAAGAAGATTCGAGAGGCTAAAGATGGGCGTTTCATGGAGAAGGACAGACGAAtcctggaggagctgaagagcCTGCATTGTGACCCACATCCCTTCTTCACCATCTTTCCATCAGAATCAGACTTCA cgTTCTGGAGGATTCTCATGCAAGGCCCTCCTGACACACCGTATGAGAAAGGAGTGTTTGAGCTGTACTGCCAGTTCGGTCCTGACTATCCAGTGAAGCCTCCACTTGTCCGCTTTGTCACACAA GTGTACCACTGCAATGTCAACAGTGTGGGCCGAATCTGCCACAACATATTTGACCGCAACTACAATGCTCGCATCACCATTAGAGACATCCTTGATGCTGTGTATGGACTGCTCATCGTCCCTGAGCCTGACGATCCACTGGACAG CATTTTGGCTGAGGAATTCCTGACCAGCCGTGAGACGTACGAACAAGAAGctaagaaacacacagaggaaacagcAGGGAGCTCACTGGATGACATGGAGAAG AAAATGGTGGATCCTGTGCCACAATATATACCCCAACATCTCATCTGTCCACTCACCAAGAAGATGTTTGTTGATCCTGTGAAAACAGTGTATGGCAGCGTGTATGAACGCAAAGCCATTGAGGAACACCTCAAACA ACACCAGTATGATCCGTTGGTTGGCTCAGGACATGAGCTTGAAGTTGGTGACATAACAGCAGACCGAGACATGAAGAAAATGGTGACAGAGCATCGCTCTCGTCAAATTCAGTGA
- the LOC121908451 gene encoding uncharacterized protein LOC121908451 isoform X2, whose amino-acid sequence MEAIFNLLQQHRLESYYNQFLQLGVKDERDFLDGVTDEDLNNIGLSHVEKNRFSSMKNFIQRLRSPKRQVQTVTPVQESVESFSLQYTYPKCPQPKEMKDIDPVGNTIEDLMLRICHYENVGNSTGVCLYTVDGMPLTDDPFFNTWSLKDRHIQSGDVIYAIFTPKENLKQAPQMPKEEVEKTCGEAVIRCHIMLKGDFELKVNLESDTFTSLKLKLADASGIPAHVLHYRGKQCEGDALKSRITEGSTVAFSLSTFSDKTSYDETFFTDDVVPSVQQTQKGISVFLSSLYAVKERQSKTLHNKLIAYIRKLTGCNPLAQSLHQLLCRNEMITLNQKIAVVEGLYMLFRELLPQLGTQRGEKVIKDLDVFENSLYCWAHLISKAKKQASDYEDYEPISLVSEDGNHFCEPVRVPGVPGAFERADVLQKIKDGEKIPNCTEEILRETSLQRATDIEKILLSLPPSTRTYPLWIHHDKTTGQNFQVNIQRTFGSMVEGLKSVPCLNVTPALRLKDLGHTDICLVLLSEDNLGVYLYKDKGSNDMIKVHDCLDGEVKTVDVNVLAARTGDQRDDKSLVTTRTPKEAILVLIDTSSSMEEECYGSIELKKIDAVKELFYNFASRSLAYDFHHIIGLVKFDSMVKTLHTFTENLEKFKERIRILEPSGCTLLYDALRRGVCELEKVKTKFPDCRLRIICLTDGNDSGSSIEPVAVTAKLLKSDIIVDSILLGNVENNMLHGISNATGGCCFKPQTTKDGLKLFEIETVLSLELRKPKKKLDPSSISESILTGIFATSGYDEYPETSLPNQINNKVTVTESALKKKIREAKDGRFMEKDRRILEELKSLHCDPHPFFTIFPSESDFTFWRILMQGPPDTPYEKGVFELYCQFGPDYPVKPPLVRFVTQVYHCNVNSVGRICHNIFDRNYNARITIRDILDAVYGLLIVPEPDDPLDSILAEEFLTSRETYEQEAKKHTEETAGSSLDDMEKKMVDPVPQYIPQHLICPLTKKMFVDPVKTVYGSVYERKAIEEHLKQHQYDPLVGSGHELEVGDITADRDMKKMVTEHRSRQIQ is encoded by the exons ATGGAAGCAATATTCAACCTACTTCAGCAGCACAGACTGGAGTCATACTACAACCAGTTTCTCCAGTTGGGGGTAAAAGATGAAAGAGATTTCCTGGATGGTGTAACAGATGAAGATCTAAACAACATAG GTTTAAGTCATGTGGAAAAGAATCGTTTTTCAAGTATGAAAAACTTCATTCAAAGACTCAGATCTCCAAAGCGGCAGGTTCAAACTGTGACACCTGTGCAAGAATCAGTGGAGTCATTTTCTCTGCAGTACACATACCCCAAATGTCCTCAACCAAAAGAGATGAAAG aTATTGATCCAGTGGGGAACACAATTGAAGATCTGATGTTAAGGATCTGTCACTATGAAAATGTTGGCAATTCTACAGGAGTCTGTCTCTACACAGTTGATGGGATGCCCTTGACAGATGATCCCTTCTTCAACACAT GGTCTTTGAAAGACAGACATATTCAGAGTGGAGATGTAATCTATGCCATATTTACACCAAAGGAAAACCTGAAACAGGCCCCTCAGATGCCAAAGGAAGAAGTTGAGAAAACCTGTGGAGAGGCTGTCATCCGATGTCACATCATGCTCAAG ggAGACTTCGAGCTGAAGGTGAACTTGGAAAGCGACACATTTACAAGTCTGAAACTTAAGCTGGCAGATGCAAGTGGAATCCCAGCACATGTCCTTCATTACAG AGGTAAACAGTGTGAAGGCGATGCACTGAAAAGCCGAATCACTGAAGGGTCAACAGTTGCCTTCTCATTGTCAACCTTTTCTGATAAGACTTCATACGATGAGACATTCTTCACCGATGATGTTGTGCCTTCAGTGCAACAAACCCAGAAAGGAATCAGTGTGTTCCTGTCTTCACTTTATGCTGTT aAAGAACGCCAGTCAAAAACACTACACAACAAACTGATTGCCTACATACGAAAACTAACTGGATGTAACCCTCTTGCCCAAAGTTTGCATCAGTTACTCTGCAGGAATGAGATGATCACTCTGAACCAGAAG ATTGCAGTTGTTGAAGGTTTGTACATGCTCTTCAGAGAGCTTTTGCCTCAACTTGGAACACAGCGAGGGGAAAAAGTAATCAAGGACCTAGATGTTTTTGAGAACTCCTTGTACTGCTGGGCACATCTCATATCAAAAGCAAAG AAACAGGCATCAGACTATGAGGACTATGAACCGATCTCTCTGGTGTCAGAAGATGGAAACCATTTCTGTGAACCAGTCAGAGTACCTGGAGTACCAGGTGCCTTTGaaagagcagatgttctccagaaaatcaaag ATGGAGAGAAAATTCCAAACTGCACCGAAGAAATCTTGAGAGAAACATCATTACAGAGAGCCACTGACATTGAGAAAATCTTGCTCAGCTTACCTCCATCCACCAGAACATATCCTCTGTGGATTCATCACGACAAGACGACCGGTCAGAA CTTTCAGGTCAATATTCAGAGGACTTTTGGAAGTATGGTGGAAGGCCTGAAATCTGTCCCTTGTCTCAATGTCACCCCAGCTCTACGTCTGAAGGATCTAGGACACACTGACATATGTCTTGTTCTACTGAGTGAAG ACAACCTTGGTGTGTATCTGTATAAAGATAAAGGATCCAATGATATGATCAAAGTGCACGATTGTCTGGATGGCGAGGTAAAAACGGTGGATGTGAATGTATTGGCAGCCAG GACTGGTGACCAAAGAGATGACAAGTCACTTGTCACAACCAGGACTCCGAAAGAGGCTATTCTG gtgCTGATAGATACAAGCTCCTCCATGGAAGAAGAGTGCTATGGAAGCATAGAATTAAAGAAAATTGACGCTGTAAAAGAGCTCTTTTACAACTTTGCATCAAGGAGCCTTGCTTATGACTTTCATCACATCATTGGCCTTGTGAAGTTTGACTCCATGGTGAAAACTCTGCACACATTCACTGAAAATCTGGAAAAATTCAAG gAACGCATACGCATCCTAGAGCCAAGTGGATGTACTCTGCTGTACGATGCCCTAAGACGTGGAGTGTGTGAGTTGGAAAAGGTCAAGACAAAGTTCCCAGATTGCAGACTTCGCATCATTTGTCTCACTGATGGAAATGATTCTGg ATCCTCCATAGAGCCAGTCGCTGTTACAGCCAAACTTCTAAAATCTGACATCATTGTTGATTCAATCCTTCTTGGAAATGTGGAGAACAACATGCTACATGGAATCAGCAATGCAACAG GTGGTTGCTGTTTCAAACCACAGACAACCAAAGACGGTCTGAAGCTGTTTGAGATTGAGACAGTTCTGTCTTTGGAGCTCAGAAAACCCAAGAAAAAACTTGACCCATCTTCCATCAGTGAG AGCATTTTAACAGGCATCTTTGCAACTTCTGGTTATGATGAATATCCAGAGACGTCTTTGCCAAACCAGATAAACAACaaagtgacagtgacagagag tGCTCTGAAAAAGAAGATTCGAGAGGCTAAAGATGGGCGTTTCATGGAGAAGGACAGACGAAtcctggaggagctgaagagcCTGCATTGTGACCCACATCCCTTCTTCACCATCTTTCCATCAGAATCAGACTTCA cgTTCTGGAGGATTCTCATGCAAGGCCCTCCTGACACACCGTATGAGAAAGGAGTGTTTGAGCTGTACTGCCAGTTCGGTCCTGACTATCCAGTGAAGCCTCCACTTGTCCGCTTTGTCACACAA GTGTACCACTGCAATGTCAACAGTGTGGGCCGAATCTGCCACAACATATTTGACCGCAACTACAATGCTCGCATCACCATTAGAGACATCCTTGATGCTGTGTATGGACTGCTCATCGTCCCTGAGCCTGACGATCCACTGGACAG CATTTTGGCTGAGGAATTCCTGACCAGCCGTGAGACGTACGAACAAGAAGctaagaaacacacagaggaaacagcAGGGAGCTCACTGGATGACATGGAGAAG AAAATGGTGGATCCTGTGCCACAATATATACCCCAACATCTCATCTGTCCACTCACCAAGAAGATGTTTGTTGATCCTGTGAAAACAGTGTATGGCAGCGTGTATGAACGCAAAGCCATTGAGGAACACCTCAAACA ACACCAGTATGATCCGTTGGTTGGCTCAGGACATGAGCTTGAAGTTGGTGACATAACAGCAGACCGAGACATGAAGAAAATGGTGACAGAGCATCGCTCTCGTCAAATTCAGTGA